From a single Serratia surfactantfaciens genomic region:
- a CDS encoding aconitase X swivel domain-containing protein: MKLQARPLNPGWVVAEVFLVEQAFSFIGDFDPQTGALLIPHHPRYGESLAGKALVCPGGKGGTMAPFLIYEAFQQGNAPAAIICNHADPILFESAMAIDIPIFDRFDEDVLALFKHGQRVAIDGEDIAIEAG; encoded by the coding sequence ATGAAATTACAGGCCAGACCGCTGAACCCTGGTTGGGTGGTTGCCGAGGTGTTTCTCGTCGAACAGGCGTTTTCGTTTATCGGCGACTTTGATCCTCAGACCGGGGCGCTGCTGATCCCGCATCATCCGCGCTATGGCGAGTCGCTGGCGGGCAAGGCGCTGGTGTGCCCGGGCGGCAAAGGGGGAACCATGGCGCCGTTTTTAATTTACGAGGCGTTTCAGCAGGGCAACGCCCCGGCGGCAATTATTTGCAATCACGCAGATCCGATTCTGTTTGAGTCGGCGATGGCGATAGACATCCCCATTTTTGACCGCTTCGACGAGGACGTCTTGGCGCTGTTCAAGCACGGTCAACGGGTGGCGATCGACGGTGAAGATATCGCCATCGAGGCGGGTTAG
- a CDS encoding aconitase X, which translates to MQLTETDRAYLAGAAGPGAQKCMQVLVNFSNAFGAPKLVNIASAHVIPNIPLGLLETLTEGVETLPVMTTLHPHMSALCPSAWPAMGIDTQYAQTKLPDVKRRAALFAEKGFNQTYTCYPAMVGSLPKKGDYVSWIGSGGQVLVNSTIGARCNRDGALLTLAAAITGRSPYYGLFLESNRLAEVSVTFDGLDANRLSKTELSAIGYYLGAQAKSHNIVIDGIDRELGMDFLKQIMIPLTVTGAVGVCHVLGVTPEAGTLKEALGGRRPVKKISVDREILRRSLALYAPQSGAGGPLLSPLAGVTAQREVAATDMVVLGCPHLSIQEIRLLAKLLAGRQIPRHKHLWIGLAHQQYQLAREMGYVAAIERAGGVMVSACMSTIPDSPIPAQVNAVMTSSMKAAHYISQLNQKRLSVGVADIECCIRSLLDSTPLTPQVTA; encoded by the coding sequence ATGCAACTCACCGAAACGGATCGGGCATATCTTGCCGGCGCGGCCGGGCCAGGCGCGCAAAAGTGCATGCAGGTGCTCGTCAATTTCTCGAACGCTTTTGGCGCGCCGAAGCTGGTCAATATCGCCAGCGCACACGTTATTCCCAATATACCCTTGGGGCTGCTGGAAACGCTGACGGAGGGGGTGGAGACACTGCCGGTCATGACCACCTTGCATCCCCACATGTCGGCGCTTTGCCCCAGCGCCTGGCCAGCGATGGGTATCGATACGCAGTATGCGCAGACGAAACTGCCCGATGTGAAACGCCGGGCGGCCCTGTTCGCGGAGAAGGGCTTTAACCAAACCTACACCTGCTACCCGGCGATGGTGGGCAGCCTGCCGAAAAAAGGCGACTACGTCTCCTGGATCGGTTCCGGTGGCCAGGTATTGGTGAATTCGACGATCGGTGCGCGCTGCAATCGAGACGGGGCGCTGCTTACGCTGGCGGCGGCCATTACGGGGCGTTCGCCTTATTATGGTTTGTTCCTGGAGAGCAACCGGCTGGCGGAGGTATCGGTCACGTTTGACGGCCTCGATGCGAATCGGCTCTCAAAAACCGAGCTCAGCGCGATCGGCTATTACCTGGGGGCGCAGGCCAAATCGCACAATATCGTGATCGACGGCATCGATCGTGAACTTGGCATGGACTTTCTCAAGCAGATCATGATCCCGCTGACGGTCACGGGGGCCGTGGGGGTCTGTCATGTTCTCGGGGTCACGCCGGAAGCCGGCACGCTGAAAGAAGCGCTAGGCGGGCGCCGCCCGGTGAAAAAGATCTCGGTCGATCGCGAGATCCTGCGGCGCTCGCTGGCGCTTTATGCGCCGCAGAGCGGGGCGGGGGGGCCCCTGTTGTCGCCACTGGCCGGCGTGACGGCGCAGCGGGAGGTGGCGGCGACCGATATGGTGGTGCTGGGGTGCCCGCACCTCAGCATTCAGGAGATCCGTTTACTCGCTAAGCTACTGGCCGGGCGGCAGATCCCGCGCCATAAACATTTGTGGATTGGCTTGGCGCATCAGCAATATCAGCTCGCCAGGGAAATGGGCTATGTGGCGGCCATTGAGCGTGCGGGCGGTGTCATGGTCAGCGCCTGCATGTCTACCATTCCCGACTCTCCTATACCCGCGCAGGTGAACGCCGTTATGACGTCGTCGATGAAAGCCGCTCATTACATCTCGCAGCTGAACCAGAAACGCCTCTCCGTAGGCGTTGCGGACATCGAATGCTGCATCCGGTCATTGCTTGACTCCACCCCTCTCACACCGCAGGTGACCGCATGA
- a CDS encoding GNAT family N-acetyltransferase, translating to MQIRPYQEADRPFLRTLYLASRKAAFGWRDTSNYQLEDFDSATLGEAIWVAEDGGTLLGFVSVYREDNFIHNLYVDPHQPPRGVGSALLQAAQATFTATGSLKCLVKNEKALAFYRKHGWRVISTGNDGEEDYYLMHSPVR from the coding sequence ATGCAGATAAGACCTTACCAAGAGGCCGATCGCCCCTTCTTGCGCACGCTATACCTGGCATCGCGCAAGGCGGCGTTCGGTTGGCGCGATACCTCAAACTACCAGTTGGAAGATTTCGACAGCGCGACGCTGGGCGAAGCGATTTGGGTGGCGGAAGACGGCGGCACGCTGCTGGGATTCGTCTCCGTCTACCGCGAAGACAACTTCATTCATAACCTGTATGTCGATCCCCATCAGCCGCCGCGCGGCGTCGGCAGTGCGTTGCTGCAGGCGGCACAAGCTACCTTCACCGCCACCGGCTCGCTGAAATGCCTGGTGAAAAATGAAAAGGCGCTGGCGTTCTACCGCAAGCACGGCTGGCGCGTCATCTCTACCGGCAACGACGGCGAAGAAGATTATTACCTGATGCATTCGCCGGTTCGTTAG
- a CDS encoding class I SAM-dependent methyltransferase — protein sequence MQHQTDTRFPDAAAADYDRRILTLVPGYQFAQALLTATLVQTLPNDATLLLAGCGTGSELEALAAANVSWRFSAVEPSAGMLAAARAKAEAAGYTQRVSFQPTLLQQAPQTRHDAAVCSLVLHFIADDGAKLDFLRQLAQRLSPAAPLLLFDYQPEGLPASHYQHWLQSTGHSAAQAQETIERIRRNWHPMTAARSRLLLAESGFTAPQALCGALGFQLSLLHRRS from the coding sequence ATGCAACATCAAACGGATACTCGCTTCCCCGATGCTGCGGCGGCAGACTACGATCGCCGTATTCTGACCCTGGTGCCCGGCTATCAGTTTGCCCAGGCGCTGCTGACGGCGACGCTCGTGCAGACGCTGCCGAATGACGCCACATTGTTGTTGGCCGGTTGCGGCACCGGCAGCGAACTGGAGGCGCTGGCCGCCGCCAACGTAAGCTGGCGTTTCAGCGCCGTGGAACCCTCCGCCGGCATGCTGGCGGCCGCACGCGCCAAGGCCGAAGCCGCAGGTTACACACAGCGGGTGAGCTTCCAGCCAACCCTGCTGCAACAAGCGCCGCAAACTCGCCACGACGCGGCGGTGTGCTCATTGGTGCTGCACTTTATCGCCGACGATGGCGCAAAACTGGATTTCCTGCGGCAGTTGGCACAGCGTCTCTCCCCCGCCGCACCGCTGCTGCTGTTCGACTATCAACCGGAGGGCCTGCCCGCCAGCCACTACCAACACTGGCTGCAAAGCACCGGGCATTCGGCGGCGCAGGCGCAGGAAACGATCGAACGCATCCGCCGTAACTGGCACCCGATGACGGCGGCGCGTAGCCGTCTCCTCCTGGCGGAAAGCGGCTTCACCGCGCCTCAGGCGTTGTGCGGTGCGCTGGGGTTCCAGCTTTCACTGCTCCACCGCCGCAGCTGA
- a CDS encoding MFS transporter, which produces MSDKLLDPPCAALGRLPASLVLLLAAASAFSVANVYYAQPLLDAIARDFSISLAAVGMVITVTQLGCALALLLVVPLGDRLNRHRLLAGQQLGLIGALLLVGWAHGAPWLLAGMLLVGLLGTAMTQGLIAFAAALAAPQERGRVVGAAQGGVVLGLLLARTLSGALADVGGWRTVYFFSAGVTLVLLPILSRLLPAPRTSPSTLSYPALLCSMLTLLRHDRTLQIRGMLALLMFGAFSLFWSSLVLPLSQAPFNFTHAAVGAFGLVGAVGALAAVRAGHLADRGLGQAASGVCLLLLTLAWLPLGLLGSGLAWLVAGIVLLDLAGQAIHVLNQSMIFSAHPQSHSRLVGCYMLFYAVGSGLGAFAGTHMYAWAGWRGVCWLGAGVSLSALLFWWLTLRRMPGSAAAVEQ; this is translated from the coding sequence ATGAGCGACAAACTGCTGGATCCTCCTTGTGCGGCGCTGGGGCGCCTGCCGGCCTCCCTGGTGCTGCTGTTGGCCGCCGCCAGCGCCTTTAGCGTGGCCAACGTTTACTATGCGCAGCCGCTGCTGGACGCCATCGCCCGTGATTTTTCCATCAGTCTGGCGGCGGTCGGTATGGTGATCACCGTGACCCAACTGGGCTGTGCGCTGGCGCTACTGTTGGTGGTGCCGTTGGGGGATCGGCTGAACCGGCATCGGCTGCTGGCGGGGCAACAGCTGGGGCTGATCGGCGCGCTGCTGCTGGTGGGGTGGGCGCACGGCGCGCCTTGGCTGCTGGCGGGCATGTTGCTGGTGGGGTTACTGGGCACCGCCATGACGCAGGGACTGATCGCTTTCGCCGCCGCACTGGCTGCGCCGCAGGAGCGCGGACGGGTGGTCGGTGCAGCGCAGGGTGGCGTGGTGTTGGGGCTGCTGCTGGCGCGCACCCTGTCCGGCGCGCTGGCGGACGTCGGCGGCTGGCGCACGGTGTACTTCTTTTCCGCTGGGGTGACGCTGGTGCTGCTGCCGATCCTGTCGCGATTGCTGCCTGCGCCGCGCACCTCTCCCAGCACGCTGAGTTATCCCGCCTTGCTGTGTTCAATGCTGACCCTGTTGCGGCATGATCGCACGCTGCAAATTCGCGGCATGCTGGCGCTGCTGATGTTCGGCGCCTTCAGCCTCTTTTGGAGTTCGCTGGTGTTGCCGCTGAGCCAGGCGCCGTTCAACTTCACGCATGCGGCGGTGGGGGCGTTCGGCCTGGTCGGCGCGGTGGGGGCGCTGGCGGCGGTGCGCGCCGGGCATCTGGCGGATCGCGGGCTGGGGCAGGCGGCCAGCGGCGTGTGTCTGCTGCTGTTGACGCTGGCCTGGCTGCCGCTCGGTTTGCTCGGCAGCGGCCTGGCTTGGCTGGTGGCGGGCATTGTGTTGTTGGATCTGGCGGGGCAGGCGATCCACGTACTGAACCAGAGCATGATCTTCAGCGCCCACCCTCAGTCGCACAGCCGCCTGGTGGGCTGCTACATGTTGTTTTACGCCGTCGGCAGCGGGCTGGGCGCCTTTGCCGGCACCCATATGTACGCCTGGGCGGGCTGGCGCGGCGTCTGCTGGCTGGGTGCTGGCGTCAGCCTGAGCGCGTTGCTGTTTTGGTGGCTGACGCTGCGCCGGATGCCGGGCTCAGCTGCGGCGGTGGAGCAGTGA
- a CDS encoding winged helix-turn-helix transcriptional regulator — MKRKSLEDAPCPVARTLDVIGDWWSLLIVRDAFDGVTRFSEFQKGLGMAKNILATRLRALVTHGVLEIVPAADGSAYQEYVLTEKGRALFPVIVGLRQWGEDHLFAEGEPHSTLVESDSGRPVPRLTPIGSAGQTLTPLNTRVVKV; from the coding sequence GTGAAACGTAAAAGCCTGGAAGACGCGCCCTGCCCGGTGGCGCGCACGCTGGATGTGATTGGCGACTGGTGGTCGCTGCTGATCGTGCGCGACGCCTTCGACGGCGTCACCCGTTTCAGCGAGTTTCAAAAAGGGCTGGGGATGGCGAAGAATATCCTTGCCACCCGGCTGCGCGCCCTGGTGACGCACGGCGTGCTGGAGATCGTGCCCGCCGCGGACGGTAGCGCCTATCAGGAATATGTGCTGACCGAGAAAGGCCGCGCGCTGTTTCCGGTGATCGTCGGCCTGCGCCAGTGGGGGGAGGATCATCTGTTCGCCGAGGGAGAACCGCATTCGACGCTGGTGGAAAGCGACAGCGGCCGCCCCGTACCGCGCCTGACGCCGATCGGCAGCGCCGGGCAGACGCTGACCCCGCTCAATACCCGGGTGGTGAAGGTATGA
- the rluF gene encoding 23S rRNA pseudouridine(2604) synthase RluF produces MLTNSSIRLNKYISESGICSRRDADRYIEQGNVFINGKRATVGAQVFAGDVVKVNGQLIEPRNEEDLVLIALNKPVGIVTTTEDGERDNIADFVNHSKRIFPIGRLDKDSQGLIFLTNHGDLVNKILRAGNNHEKEYLVTVNKPVTDEFIRGMGAGVPMLGTVTKKCKVKKEAPFVFRITLVQGLNRQIRRMCEHFGYEVTKLERTRIMNVSLKGLPLGEWRDLTDDELIELFKLIEGSSSEAKPAKKAPAKSAPAKKPSAGGPKGADKAAVPAGRKRFTQPGRKKKGR; encoded by the coding sequence ATGCTGACTAACTCATCCATTCGTCTGAACAAATACATTAGCGAGAGCGGCATCTGCTCACGCCGCGACGCCGATCGATACATCGAACAGGGCAACGTTTTCATCAACGGTAAACGCGCCACCGTTGGCGCTCAGGTATTTGCCGGCGATGTCGTGAAGGTTAACGGCCAGCTGATCGAACCGCGTAATGAAGAAGATCTGGTGCTGATTGCGCTGAACAAACCGGTCGGTATCGTCACCACCACCGAAGACGGCGAACGCGACAACATCGCCGACTTCGTCAACCACAGCAAACGTATCTTCCCGATCGGCCGTTTGGACAAGGATTCGCAGGGGCTGATCTTTCTGACCAACCACGGTGACCTGGTCAACAAGATCCTGCGCGCCGGCAACAATCACGAGAAAGAGTATCTGGTGACGGTCAACAAGCCGGTGACCGACGAGTTTATTCGCGGCATGGGCGCCGGCGTGCCGATGCTGGGCACGGTGACCAAAAAGTGCAAGGTGAAGAAAGAGGCGCCTTTCGTGTTCCGCATCACGCTGGTGCAAGGGCTGAACCGCCAGATCCGCCGCATGTGCGAACACTTCGGCTACGAGGTCACCAAGCTGGAACGCACGCGCATCATGAACGTCAGCCTGAAAGGGTTGCCGCTGGGCGAGTGGCGCGATCTGACCGATGACGAGCTGATTGAGCTGTTCAAGCTGATCGAGGGCTCTTCGTCCGAGGCCAAGCCGGCGAAGAAAGCCCCGGCCAAATCCGCCCCGGCGAAAAAGCCGAGCGCCGGTGGGCCAAAAGGCGCCGACAAAGCCGCTGTGCCGGCCGGCCGCAAACGCTTTACCCAACCAGGGCGCAAGAAAAAAGGGCGTTAA
- a CDS encoding autotransporter domain-containing protein, protein MNDKTSHPLAVKTPLSKLYLALFSAPLLMLAPADLARADDAIFDGDSRITESLAYTGDVYVGRNQSGNLLIDNGKISAYNINIGRMFNGQIHDSLVTVRGPNAELNAVNDQFVLRGGLNLGRGTLRVEDGALASAKEIVVGTTRGYDSHLIATGAGSRVTSNFLSVGTDLGARSTLAIEDGAVLNTAFDARIGNGSGPNETDTLSPKATVTGANSQWNVGRALTLYGDLDVLNGGVVNVGNIQVAGVSGARKTAELVVAGSGSRFTSGSSVNVGDYGNGVLAVMDGGTFSAGANEVVLGKTGSGSNRGALIIGSRGNMDTGTGLTEPTLGAAGAAGAIDAQTAIALRGGLFRSYVYFNHTDGNYVFSNKMSGEGEVINTAGHTTLNGDLTELQANVTARGGKLIIASDINTQKEDDIFEIQTLGAENGGTLILNATAGSDVNNGQGYSSAASIKAGGTLGGNGTLGQTEIQSGGHISPGDGNIGTLTLKRYLNFIGESFYDVDIAGDGRSDQLLVAGKTTISDRAKVQVTALDPQTSYKTGQSYRILTSDGGIDGQFAAAVSKSAFLDVALNHSANAVDLTIAQKDTGGENPGGENPGGENPGGENPGGENPGGENPGGENPGGENPGGENPGGENPGSGKPGIFQTVAESGNQWNTAGALSTLTQSGPSLALYNSLLLLSAPEAREAFNQLSGEVYPSMQSNLIAGSTQLFNVLNQRMLRLFDNDSLPVPPLAMSLVQPAPAQNSGVWGQTFSSWGRNSGNGNVGKLDGNTTGFLLGADRKLTDHNVRIGGYFGYSRGDYDVDSRRSKADTENYHLGLYAAGQQDAFSLRGALGYTWHKIEGKRNVDFSGFSDRLKSDYDANSLLAFTEAGYRFGQPEMNIEPFINLSYIRLHTDSFQESGGAAALSVRNETMNTFYSTLGVRGVTELPKNVSLYGSLGWQHAYGDKNTSSRMAFAGSDAFVTQGQAVDDNVMVGDIGVSVKLSRAATLDVGYQGQFGADTRVNSVNANLRWSF, encoded by the coding sequence GTGAATGACAAGACATCGCACCCTTTAGCGGTTAAAACGCCGCTTTCCAAACTTTACCTCGCTCTATTTTCCGCGCCGTTGTTGATGCTGGCGCCCGCCGATCTCGCTCGTGCAGACGATGCCATTTTTGACGGCGACTCACGCATTACCGAATCATTGGCCTACACCGGGGACGTTTACGTCGGCCGTAATCAAAGCGGCAACCTGCTGATCGATAATGGCAAGATCAGCGCCTATAACATCAATATCGGCCGGATGTTCAACGGCCAAATTCATGACAGCCTGGTCACGGTCCGCGGGCCGAACGCCGAGCTGAACGCGGTGAACGATCAGTTCGTACTGCGCGGCGGCCTGAATCTGGGGCGGGGCACCTTGCGGGTTGAAGACGGCGCGCTGGCCAGCGCAAAAGAGATCGTGGTCGGTACCACGCGTGGCTATGACAGCCACCTGATCGCCACCGGCGCGGGTTCCCGCGTCACCAGCAATTTTCTCAGCGTCGGCACCGACTTAGGGGCGCGATCCACGCTGGCGATTGAAGACGGCGCGGTGCTGAACACCGCCTTTGACGCGCGCATCGGTAATGGCAGCGGGCCGAACGAGACCGATACGCTGAGCCCGAAAGCCACGGTCACGGGGGCCAATTCCCAGTGGAACGTTGGCCGCGCGCTCACGCTTTACGGCGATCTGGATGTGCTGAACGGCGGCGTGGTCAACGTCGGTAATATTCAGGTGGCGGGCGTCTCCGGCGCGCGTAAAACCGCCGAGCTGGTGGTCGCCGGCAGCGGCTCGCGCTTTACCAGCGGCAGCAGCGTCAACGTCGGCGATTACGGCAACGGCGTGTTGGCGGTCATGGACGGCGGGACATTCTCCGCCGGCGCCAACGAAGTGGTGCTGGGCAAGACCGGCTCCGGCTCGAACCGCGGCGCGCTGATTATCGGCAGCCGCGGCAACATGGATACCGGCACCGGATTGACCGAGCCGACGCTCGGCGCGGCGGGCGCTGCTGGAGCCATCGATGCCCAGACGGCGATCGCCCTGCGGGGCGGATTGTTCCGCAGCTATGTGTACTTTAACCATACCGACGGCAATTACGTTTTCAGCAACAAGATGAGCGGCGAAGGCGAGGTGATCAACACCGCCGGGCACACCACGCTGAACGGCGATCTCACTGAGTTGCAGGCCAACGTCACCGCGCGCGGCGGCAAGCTCATCATCGCCAGCGACATCAATACCCAGAAAGAAGACGATATCTTCGAGATCCAAACTCTCGGTGCCGAGAACGGCGGCACACTGATCCTCAACGCGACGGCGGGCTCCGACGTCAATAACGGGCAGGGCTACAGCAGCGCCGCCTCGATCAAGGCCGGCGGCACGCTGGGCGGCAACGGCACGTTGGGCCAGACCGAGATCCAGTCCGGCGGCCATATCTCGCCCGGCGACGGCAATATCGGCACGCTGACGCTGAAACGCTACCTGAACTTTATCGGCGAATCCTTCTACGACGTCGATATCGCCGGCGACGGCCGCAGTGACCAGCTGCTGGTGGCGGGCAAAACCACCATCAGCGATCGGGCCAAGGTGCAGGTTACGGCGCTGGATCCGCAAACCAGCTATAAAACCGGCCAAAGCTACCGCATTCTGACCTCGGACGGCGGCATTGATGGCCAGTTCGCGGCGGCGGTCTCCAAGTCTGCTTTCCTCGATGTGGCGTTGAACCACAGTGCCAACGCCGTCGATCTGACCATCGCGCAGAAAGATACGGGCGGTGAAAATCCAGGCGGCGAGAATCCGGGTGGGGAAAACCCAGGCGGTGAGAATCCAGGGGGCGAGAATCCGGGCGGGGAAAACCCAGGCGGTGAAAATCCGGGGGGCGAGAATCCGGGGGGTGAAAACCCAGGCGGTGAGAATCCGGGCAGCGGCAAACCGGGCATTTTCCAAACGGTGGCCGAGAGCGGCAACCAATGGAATACCGCCGGTGCGCTCTCAACGCTGACGCAGAGCGGCCCTTCGCTGGCGCTGTATAACTCGCTGCTGCTGCTGAGCGCGCCGGAAGCGCGCGAGGCGTTCAATCAGCTGTCCGGCGAAGTCTATCCGTCGATGCAGTCTAACCTGATCGCCGGCAGCACCCAGCTGTTCAACGTGCTGAACCAGCGCATGCTGCGCCTGTTCGACAACGACAGCCTGCCGGTGCCGCCGTTGGCGATGTCGCTGGTGCAACCGGCGCCGGCGCAAAACAGCGGCGTCTGGGGGCAGACCTTCAGCTCCTGGGGCAGAAACAGCGGCAACGGCAACGTGGGCAAGCTGGACGGTAATACCACCGGCTTCCTGTTGGGGGCGGATCGCAAGCTGACCGATCATAACGTACGCATCGGCGGCTACTTCGGCTACAGCCGCGGCGATTATGACGTCGACAGCCGCCGTTCCAAGGCCGATACCGAGAACTACCACCTCGGCCTGTATGCGGCAGGGCAGCAGGATGCGTTCTCGCTGCGCGGCGCGCTGGGTTACACCTGGCACAAGATTGAAGGTAAGCGCAACGTCGATTTCAGCGGCTTCTCGGATCGGCTGAAGTCGGATTACGACGCCAACTCATTGCTGGCGTTCACCGAAGCGGGTTACCGTTTCGGCCAGCCTGAGATGAACATCGAACCGTTCATCAATCTGAGCTACATCCGCCTGCATACCGACAGCTTCCAGGAGTCGGGCGGCGCGGCGGCGCTGAGCGTGCGCAATGAAACGATGAACACCTTCTACTCCACGCTCGGGGTGCGCGGCGTGACCGAACTGCCGAAGAACGTCAGCCTTTACGGCTCGCTCGGCTGGCAGCATGCCTACGGCGATAAGAACACCTCATCGCGCATGGCGTTTGCCGGCAGCGACGCGTTCGTCACGCAGGGCCAGGCCGTGGATGACAACGTGATGGTGGGCGATATCGGCGTGAGCGTGAAGCTGTCGCGCGCCGCGACGCTGGATGTCGGCTATCAGGGGCAATTTGGCGCAGATACCCGCGTCAATTCGGTCAACGCCAATTTGCGCTGGTCGTTCTGA
- a CDS encoding lipoprotein codes for MKKPLIALTVTMMLAGCSTLKTDQAIPLLQAETAKMLGLGSSDEITVTNVNGAQPDALGGQKLSYRATTEKGRIFDCSSLMMPGILGSSPSLSAPTCTPVVTHK; via the coding sequence ATGAAAAAACCACTTATCGCTTTAACCGTTACGATGATGCTAGCCGGTTGTTCCACCCTGAAAACCGATCAGGCCATTCCGCTGCTGCAGGCGGAAACCGCCAAAATGTTGGGCCTCGGCTCATCGGACGAAATTACCGTGACCAACGTCAATGGCGCGCAGCCGGATGCGCTGGGCGGGCAAAAACTTTCATATCGCGCCACCACGGAAAAGGGCCGAATTTTCGATTGCTCGTCGTTGATGATGCCGGGAATTTTAGGTTCCTCGCCATCGCTGAGCGCGCCGACCTGTACGCCGGTCGTCACGCATAAATAA
- a CDS encoding response regulator transcription factor — MGQDYALVVDDHPLVASGIANFLSTHCRFKQAHVVTNEENCYRHIRENGPPRLLVIDFWLSSATALKLLKEVKQLYPQVRILVVSGDENNDIWQKVHNAGGHGFILKNEPPELFAKAVFALNDNQEWFPEENETIAKKNHDHLNKFNLTPRQIDVLNMMLRGLPNKRIAAQLSISEPTVKEHISNILKKIGVNSRVEAITLLHGKREPSS, encoded by the coding sequence TTGGGGCAGGATTATGCGTTGGTCGTTGATGACCATCCATTGGTAGCAAGCGGCATCGCTAATTTTCTCAGCACGCATTGCCGATTCAAACAGGCGCATGTGGTGACCAATGAGGAAAATTGCTACCGTCATATTAGGGAAAATGGCCCACCGCGTTTACTGGTGATCGATTTCTGGCTCTCTTCCGCTACGGCGTTGAAATTACTTAAGGAAGTCAAACAGCTTTATCCCCAGGTGCGAATACTGGTGGTGAGCGGCGACGAGAATAACGATATCTGGCAGAAAGTGCATAATGCCGGCGGGCACGGATTTATATTAAAAAACGAGCCACCTGAATTATTCGCCAAGGCAGTTTTTGCGCTAAATGACAATCAGGAGTGGTTCCCCGAAGAGAATGAAACCATCGCTAAAAAAAACCACGATCATTTAAATAAATTCAATTTAACACCACGGCAAATTGACGTGTTAAATATGATGCTGCGCGGCCTGCCAAATAAAAGGATCGCAGCGCAGCTGTCTATTTCCGAGCCGACCGTCAAAGAGCATATCAGCAATATCTTGAAAAAGATCGGCGTCAACAGCCGGGTGGAAGCCATCACGCTGTTGCACGGCAAGCGGGAGCCGTCGTCATGA